A single genomic interval of Antechinus flavipes isolate AdamAnt ecotype Samford, QLD, Australia chromosome 1, AdamAnt_v2, whole genome shotgun sequence harbors:
- the LOC127563992 gene encoding cysteine-rich and transmembrane domain-containing protein 1-like gives MLSYARETLFQAQEPADVSAGWSRRSKRQVRPALAWLPQIHRPASEGGSHQQPRLRRRQGFHSPMNPPPYSDTDPTAPNPPQQQPGVSQAYPPPGTYPPASYPPPPGGYPYQGYPQYGWQGGATPSAPKHTVYIVEEKKKNDTGMAACLAACWAALCCCCLWDMLD, from the coding sequence ATGCTGTCATATGCCAGGGAAACGCTTTTCCAAGCCCAGGAGCCGGCTGACGTCAGCGCCGGATGGTCTCGGCGTTCCAAGCGGCAGGTGCGGCCGGCGCTCGCGTGGCTTCCTCAGATTCACCGTCCGGCGTCCGAGGGAGGGAGTCATCAACAGCCGCGGCTCCGCCGGAGGCAAGGTTTTCATTCCCCCATGAATCCTCCGCCCTACTCGGACACAGACCCGACTGCCCCAAATCCACCGCAACAGCAGCCAGGTGTTTCTCAAGCATATCCTCCTCCTGGGACTTATCCTCCAGCGTCATACCCACCCCCTCCTGGAGGGTATCCGTACCAAGGCTATCCACAATATGGCTGGCAGGGTGGAGCAACTCCAAGCGCTCCCAAACACACAGTGTATatagtggaagagaaaaaaaagaatgacacaGGGATGGCTGCCTGCCTCGCCGCTTGCTGGGCGGCTCTCTGTTGCTGTTGCCTTTGGGACATGCTCGACTGA